ACAGCACAGAGACTTGGTGGCCAAATCGGTGCGTTCAGTCCTGAATGCGGACACTCGTGTCTTCACCATCAGTCCTCCTGTACGTCGCTTTAACTGGGCAGGGGCCACGCAGGTGCTCACGGCGGCCTGCTCGCCTATGCCTTGGTCAGACGGTAAACATGACTGCCTGCTGATCTGCGAACCGGCCAACAACCTAGTCCGCCGGGATGTGCTCAATTACACCCGTTTTCCGCTCACCAGCAGTCGGCATCCTGACGATGCGGAGACGGAGTTTATCGCTAGCACCGACAATTGGTTTCGCCCCTCGTTGGTCCGGGAGGGACCCGATGGCGCTCTGTATGTTGTGGATGTGTACCGGCTGGTGCTGGAGCACCCCGAGTGGATACCTGCCGACATCGTGAAGGGACTGGATCTGCGTGCCGGGGAGGATCGTGGCCGCATTTTCCGCATCGCAGGACCTTCGGCCCGCCAGGTCCGCAAAAGGGTGCTGGAGGACTTGCCTACAGCCATGCGTTCGGCCCAGCGGTGGCAGCGCGATTCAGCGCAGCGACGCTTGCTGGAGTCTGGAGATCTCATGGCCCTGCCCTGGCTGTTGGCTCTTGCTCAAGAGGTGCAGGCGACACCCAGGGTGCGTCTTCAGGCGGCCTGGACGGCGGCCCTGCTGGAAGAAAGGCATCGTTCGGCGCTGCTCGCCTTGTTGCAGAGTTTCCACCCTCAGGTGCGAGGGGCGGCCCTGGTCGCAGCAGGCAGTCAGGACATTTCTTCGGCTGAACTCGCCACTTGGTTCCCCAAATCAGATATCCCCGCCGCTGCGGCCAGTCTGCCCGCAATCACCCGCAGCAACCCGGACCGTGTGGCGGTGGTGAAACGCTACCTGGATCAGGTCTCCAAGCTTCAGGGGGATGCTGCCAGGGGCGAAAAAGTGTATCAAAAAGCCTGCATGGCTTGTCATCAATTGAACGGTTCTGGCGCTGAGGTAGGGCCAAATCTGGAAACCGTGGCGGCCAAACCCATGGAACAGATCCTGGAAGCGATTTTCGACCCCAACAAAGCGGTGGAGCAGCGCAATGTTGCCACGGAAATCACCCAGACGGACGGCAGTGTGCTGGCGGGCTTGGTTTCGGCCGATACCCCCGGCGGTCTCAGTCTCCGCCTCCCAGGCGGCGTGGATGTGGCCGTGCCGAGAAGCAAAATCCGGAGCTTGAAAACACTGCCTCTTTCCCTGATGCCAGAGGGGTTGGAGGCCGCACTCACCGTCCAGGAAACGGCCGATTTACTGGCCCGGATTCAGCTTCGCTGAGGCTGTCCGGCGCGTATTTTCGTTCTCTGACCAGGATCCTTCGTTGCAGTTCACCTACTTGGTCTGTGTGATTTTTGTCCATTATCGAAAAAAAGCGCAGTTGAGTGCGTAGGTATGTCTCAAGCCCCCTTCTCGTCTCCATGACAACTCCTCGATTCGTTCGCCATTTCACCCTACTAGGCCTTGCCGTGTCGCCCTCGTTGGCGTTCGCCAACCCGGCCCCAGCATCTGCTGCTCCGGCAGCCGCTGCACCGGTGGATTTTGCCCAGGTTCAGGCTCTGTTGGAAAGCAAGTGCCTGGAGTGCCACAATCCGGACAAGGTGAAGGGCAAGCTGCTTATGAATACGGCGGAGGCCATGATCAAAGGCGGCTCCTCCGGCACCTCACTGGTTCCCGGCAAACCGGATGAGAGTGAACTGCTGAAGCGTGTGGTCCTCCCTGCGGATCACGATGACATCATGCCCCCAAAAGGTGGTCCTCTCGCGGCGAATGAAATTGACCTGCTGAAGCGCTGGATCGCCGAAGGTGCCCACTGGCCCCAGGGGCTGACCCTTCGTGCCAAAAGCCCCGAGGAGATCAAGGCACTGGCGGAGCTGAATGCCAAGTTGCCTTCCATGACCAAGCTGGAGATCTTCCCAGACAAGTTTGCTCTCGAAACCAAGCGTGACTTTCATCAGGTGGTCGTCATGGCCACCTTTGCGGATGCCACCACCCGTGACGTCACCAAATTTTCCAACCTGCGCGTGGCAGATGCAAAGGTCGCCAGCCTGACAGGCGATGTGTTGCAACCGGTCGCCGATGCTGGCTCAACCGAGTTGTTGGCGACCTTGGGTAGCACCACGGTGAAAGCTCCCGTGAGCCTGAATGGCGGGCAGAAGGAGCGTGCCATTTCCTTCAATCTGGATGTCATGCCGGTGTTCCTCCGCGGGGGGTGCAATGCTGGCGGCTGCCACGGCGCGGCTCGCGGTAAAGATGGTTTCCGTCTAAGCCTTTTCGGCATGGATCCACAGGGCGACTACACTCGTCTCACCCGTGAGATGGTCGGACGTCGTGTGAATCTCGCCATCCCTGAGGAGAGCACCTTGGTGGAAAAGGCTGTGGGCGCGGTGCCTCACTCGGGAAATCAATGCTATGAACCCGAGTCCCAGTATAACAAAGCCATTTTGGAATGGATCAGCAACGGTGCTCAGTATGACCCGCCAACCGTCGCCAAGGTGACGGGTATCGAAGTCTTCCCCAAACAGATCGTTCTCGAAGGGCAGGGGAGTACCCAGCAGATCACCGTCCGCGCGACTTATTCCGATGGCAGTGACCGTGACGTGACCAAGCTGGCCTTGTTCATGTCCAACAACGATCCCACGGCCTCCATCAATAAAGATGGCCTTGTGACCAGCGGTGACCGTGGCGCAGCCTTTACCCTGGCCCGCTTCGATGTATACAGCGTCACTGCCCAGGTTCTCGTCATCCCTGCCAAGCTGGAATACGAGCGTCCGAAGCTGGTGGAAAACAACTACATTGACACTCTGGTCAATGAGAACCTGCACAAGCTGCGCATCCTTCCCAGCGGCGTCTGCACCGATGAGGAATTCGTCCGTCGTGCCTACATTGACGTCATCGGCATCTATCCGAAGCCTGACGAGATCAAGACCTTCCTGGCCGATGCCAATCCGAAGAAGCGCGAGGCCCTGGTGGACTCGCTGACTCAGCGCAAAGAATTCACTGAAGTGTGGGTGATGAAGTGGGCAGAGCTGCTCCAGATCCGCTCAGGCATCGCTGGCAACAACAATCAGCCGCCCTTCTACAAGAATGCTCTTCTGTATTATAACTGGCTGGGCGACCGCATCGGCAAAAACGTGCCGTTGGATGAGATCGTGACCGAGCTGCTTTCTTCCACGGGCGGCACCGTTTCCACCCCGGCTGTGAATTTCTACCAGACTGAGCTCGATCAGCTCAAGCTGACTGAAAACGTGGCCCAGGTGTTCATGGGCATGCGCATCCAGTGCGCCCAGTGCCATAACCATCCTTTCGACCGCTGGACGATGGATGACTACTACGGCTTCAAGGCCTTCTTCTCCCAGATTGGGCGCAAGGCCACGGACGACCCTCAGGAAGTCATCATCTTCAATAATAAGGGCGGCGAGTCCCGTCACTTCCTCACCCAGGCTGTCATGAAGCCCAAGTTCCTGGGTGGCGAATCACCGGAGATCAAGCCTGGCGAAGACCGCCGCAAGATCCTTGCCGAGTGGATTGCTTCGCCGAAGAACCCTTACTTCGCCCGCAACATCTCCAACATCGTCTGGGCTCATTTCTTCGGCCTCGGCATTGTGGATCCCGTAGATGACGTGCGCGTCTCCAACCCTCCTTCCAATCCTGAGCTTCTTGCGGCCCTGGCGGAAAATCTGACGAACTACAAGTATGACATGCGCCGTCTCGTGAAAGACATCTGCACCTCCATGACCTACCAGCGCAGCACCAAGGTCAATGAGACCAATGCCGGGGATAAGAAAAACTTCTCCCATGCCCAGGTCCGCCGCGTGCGCGCTGAGATCCTGCTGGATGCCATTTCGCAGATCACTGAAACGCCGAACAAGTTCCAGGGCCTGCCTTTGGGTGCCCGTGCGGTGCAGATCGCTGACGGTGCCGTGAGCAACTACTTCCTCACCACCTTCGGCCGCGCCAAACGTGAGTCCGTCTGCTCCTGCGAAGTGAAGATGGAGCCAACTCTGTCTCAAGCTCTCCACTTGATGAATGGCGATGCCGTCAACGACCGCATCAAGCAGGGTAAAGTGGTGGCGACACTCATCAAAGAGAAGAAGACCGATGCCGAGATCATCGAAAATCTTTACCTGCGCGTCTTTGGTCGACTACCAAAGGACAAGGAGAAGGAAGCTATCAATCAGACTCTCGCGGGTGCAGGTGACCAGCGTCAGTTGGCCCTGGAAGACGTCTTCTGGGCACTGCTAAACTCCAAGGAGTTTTACTTCAATCACTAAGCCTTGTCGGAGCGCAGGCACCCTTGCCTGCCTTTCCCTCGGATGCTTTCGCATTCGCTGAGATTCTCCACCCTTTTTCCTAGCCATGAAAACCCACGCCAAGATCCTTTCCCTCAGCCTTTTCACCGCCGCCGGTGCGGTGGCGCAGGATGCCGAAAAGATCACCTATGAGGACCACGTCCGCCCGCTGCTGGAGAACAAATGTTTCTCCTGCCACAGCCCGGACAAGAAGAAGGGCGACCTCGACCTCACCAGCTTTGGTGCAGTCATGACGGGCGGCGGTGGTGGTGCCGTCGTGGATTCCGGCAACTCGGATGCCAGCCGTCTGTGGACGACCTGTGCTAAGAAAGAGGAGCCTTTCATGCCGCCGGAAGGCGCACCTCTGAATGCCAAGGAACTGGAAATTCTGGCCAAATGGATCAGCGGCGGCCTGTTGGAAACCAAGTCCAGCGTCGCCAAAAAATCGTCCAAGCCGAAGGTGGACATGGCTGTGGCCGTCACCAGCGGCAAACCTCAAGGCCCTATCGCCAAACCAGAGCACGTTCTGCTGGAGCCTGTGGTGGTGACACCGCGCACGACGGCTGTTACGGCCATGGCCGCCAGTCCCTGGACCTCCTTGGCCGCCATTGCCGGGACCAAGCAGATCCTTCTTTACGATACCGACACCCGTCAGCTCGCTGGTATCTTCCCTTACACGGAAGGTTATGCCCGCAGCCTGAGCTTCAGCCGCAACGGCTCCCTCCTGGTCATGGGCGGTGGCAAAGGGGGCAAGCTGGGGCACGCCATCGTCTGGGATGTGAAGACGGGCAAACGCATCGTTGAAGTCGGCAAGGAGTTCGACCAAGTCATGAGCGCTGACATCAGCCCCGACCACAAAATGGTCGTCATCGGCAGCCCGTCGAAAAAGGTGAAGGTGTACGATACCGCCTCAGGCGAAGAGTTGTACATGATCAGCAAGCACACGGAATGGATTATGGGCACCGCCTTCAGTCCCGATGGCGTGCTGTTGGCCACCTCAGACCGCAATGGCAACGTCATGGTTTGGGAGGCCGCCAATGGCGGAGAGTTTTATGTTCTGGGCCAGCACAAGGCCTCATGCACAGACCTGGCCTGGCGCGCCGATTCCAACATCCTCGCCTCCAGCTCCATGGATGGCACCATCAGCCTCTGGGAGATGAATGAGGGCAAGCAGGTGAAAAATTGGGCCGCCCATGGCGGAGGTGTCCAGTCTGTGTCCTTCACGCCTGATGGTAAGCTGATCTCCAGCGGCAACGACGGTCTCGTCCGCATCTGGGATATCAATGGCAACAAGATCGGCGAAGCTGCCAGCCAGGGGGACATAGTCACTAAGGTCATCGCTCTGCACGACTCCCAGTCCACCATCTCCGCCAACTGGCGCGGAGAGATCAAAGTCTGGTCCGTGGAGGCTAAGATGGCCGAGAAAGGACAGCTTTCCAGCAATCCGCCGCTGATTGCCCAGCGCATCATCGAATCTGAAAAACAGGCCACGGCCATGGTCGCGCAACTGCCTGAAGTAGAGGCAAAGCTCAAGAAGGCCCAGGATGCTGTTCAGGCTGCCGAAGCCCGTCTGGTAGAAACCAAAAAGAAAGCAGCCGATGCTCAGGCTCGCGTCGCTCTTTTGGAAACCGAAGTCAAAGAGCTGCCAGCTAAGATCGCTGCTGCTGAGAAAGCCGTGCCTGAAGCCCAGGCCAAGAAAGCCGCCCAGGCTGAACTGCTGAAAAAGTACGATCAATCCTTGGCGGAGATCAAATCAACAGAAGCTGCCCTGGCCAAGTTGAATGCCGATAAGGCTGCACTGACAAAGCCTGAAGACGCCCCGAAAG
The Prosthecobacter algae genome window above contains:
- a CDS encoding PVC-type heme-binding CxxCH protein, which encodes MIKVLLFCGLLLPLSQAGLTPESAAKIAPLPTAAEQGGLLFADLNADGHEDLLISNPQSYGVYLFNPVAKKNVQWEKGWTQVLREGRAGDASSLPLLVDVKGQGTGVQFKDGALRDAQGTVLMPLAELLRVPGPLPLSPEESLKALRVKQGYAASLVAHEPLVQDPVFVDWDAQGRMWVVEMGDYPFAPGEKTTDGRGGQEKVTPLQNGRIKILEDTDADGVYDRATLFLEGLRHPTGLAFWKGGIFISAIPDILYAEDTNGDGVCDKREPWFTGFTAGNPQHLVNGFAWGLDGWFYGANGDSGGDITCLKTGAKVKLGTHDFRFHPVTGEFRLETGRSQYGKWRDDYGNWFGNNNSILGWHYHVPMQYLEQHRDLVAKSVRSVLNADTRVFTISPPVRRFNWAGATQVLTAACSPMPWSDGKHDCLLICEPANNLVRRDVLNYTRFPLTSSRHPDDAETEFIASTDNWFRPSLVREGPDGALYVVDVYRLVLEHPEWIPADIVKGLDLRAGEDRGRIFRIAGPSARQVRKRVLEDLPTAMRSAQRWQRDSAQRRLLESGDLMALPWLLALAQEVQATPRVRLQAAWTAALLEERHRSALLALLQSFHPQVRGAALVAAGSQDISSAELATWFPKSDIPAAAASLPAITRSNPDRVAVVKRYLDQVSKLQGDAARGEKVYQKACMACHQLNGSGAEVGPNLETVAAKPMEQILEAIFDPNKAVEQRNVATEITQTDGSVLAGLVSADTPGGLSLRLPGGVDVAVPRSKIRSLKTLPLSLMPEGLEAALTVQETADLLARIQLR
- a CDS encoding PSD1 and planctomycete cytochrome C domain-containing protein is translated as MTTPRFVRHFTLLGLAVSPSLAFANPAPASAAPAAAAPVDFAQVQALLESKCLECHNPDKVKGKLLMNTAEAMIKGGSSGTSLVPGKPDESELLKRVVLPADHDDIMPPKGGPLAANEIDLLKRWIAEGAHWPQGLTLRAKSPEEIKALAELNAKLPSMTKLEIFPDKFALETKRDFHQVVVMATFADATTRDVTKFSNLRVADAKVASLTGDVLQPVADAGSTELLATLGSTTVKAPVSLNGGQKERAISFNLDVMPVFLRGGCNAGGCHGAARGKDGFRLSLFGMDPQGDYTRLTREMVGRRVNLAIPEESTLVEKAVGAVPHSGNQCYEPESQYNKAILEWISNGAQYDPPTVAKVTGIEVFPKQIVLEGQGSTQQITVRATYSDGSDRDVTKLALFMSNNDPTASINKDGLVTSGDRGAAFTLARFDVYSVTAQVLVIPAKLEYERPKLVENNYIDTLVNENLHKLRILPSGVCTDEEFVRRAYIDVIGIYPKPDEIKTFLADANPKKREALVDSLTQRKEFTEVWVMKWAELLQIRSGIAGNNNQPPFYKNALLYYNWLGDRIGKNVPLDEIVTELLSSTGGTVSTPAVNFYQTELDQLKLTENVAQVFMGMRIQCAQCHNHPFDRWTMDDYYGFKAFFSQIGRKATDDPQEVIIFNNKGGESRHFLTQAVMKPKFLGGESPEIKPGEDRRKILAEWIASPKNPYFARNISNIVWAHFFGLGIVDPVDDVRVSNPPSNPELLAALAENLTNYKYDMRRLVKDICTSMTYQRSTKVNETNAGDKKNFSHAQVRRVRAEILLDAISQITETPNKFQGLPLGARAVQIADGAVSNYFLTTFGRAKRESVCSCEVKMEPTLSQALHLMNGDAVNDRIKQGKVVATLIKEKKTDAEIIENLYLRVFGRLPKDKEKEAINQTLAGAGDQRQLALEDVFWALLNSKEFYFNH